A window of Liolophura sinensis isolate JHLJ2023 chromosome 4, CUHK_Ljap_v2, whole genome shotgun sequence genomic DNA:
ATTATGGGAATAACAGTGCTGCCTCATTTACACGTTATCTTGTTGGGCCGACAGTTTAGACTGGTGATGGATTTTCCCTTGTAATTCTCATAATTGACATGATTCAGAAAATATAGCCCTAGTGCATTTAGTTTTGAATAAAATGCACCTCATTTTTCCATTTCGCTGAAAAAACTCGTGAATTTATTTTGGCAATACCGATATGTCACTTTATTTGAACAACATGATAAACTACAACTGTAGATCAAACCCTGAGTGTagaatttaaaaattttcaagagaaaagaaaaagacaaatgttATTAATTAGTTTCTCACTTGAATTCCTCGTACGTGGCCACTTTATTTGTCACGGCTCGGATCTTGGCGTCATTCTCTCTCCAGTATCTTGCATCAGCTTCCACTGCCTGCATCAATTCTTTCTCCAGTTTGTTAAAATCGATTGATTCTCCGTCATCATGAGTAGCCATCTATGAGaggaaaaaacagaaacagtgaaCGGAATACGTAGAGTTCAACCTCACATGAACTTACAAAATACATACGTGTGAAGAGGGTAAGAGGCCCGGAGTGATCAGTAGCAAGAGTAGCTTCTTTCAAAAATCCATGGCGAGAAAAGAACACAGCCAAAGGCTTTATGTTATCATGATAATAGGAACCCGTCAAAAGTCTGGAACTTGACATCAAATGTTCATCAAGGTTTTATTTTCGTCAGATTTTTACTGACGTCAAGTGTTCCTTTCCAatctcatcatgatgacgtcaaaACCATGAAGACATGGCACAACGATCCATTTTTGTCAATGTCAAGTAGGAGATGTTAAGTTTTGGGTGCCCAGGTGTTGTGAAAGACAAGGTGGTTTTGCTGGTTGCTGACCCACTTCTCACTTCTCAGGTTTTCGTTGTGAAACAGAGATTTTTCAATGAATTGACGTGATTACCATGGAGCAtcaacctagtctttacaacagcTGGATGCTGTTTTGGTAACATAGTTGAGGTTCATTGCAGTTCAAATAAACATCAGTCAGTTAATTTAAGTATCGATCAGTTCATTTAAGCATCTGCTTTTCACAATAAAACTCTATGAAGGGGGTCAATGACAAACGATTGAATCACTCTAAAATTTACAACTCCCATTATCATAATTACGAATTCAATGAATTCGCTACTTAACTACAGTGAGTGATTTCTGTTACCAAAGCCACGTTTTGGGATAGAAGGATTGAGTCTGTTGTACAttagtgtatatataatatcatACACATTACTCTGTCATTTTGTGACAAGCACGAACACTTAAACATGCAAGCATCTTGAATGATGAATACCTCGAAAACTGGACCCCAAACAATAGATAAGACTGAAAGTGTTACAATGAAATAATCAATGTCTACAAACCACGATGGTATTTCCGTCTTCTGTGAATTAGGTGGAAGCCTATTTAAAGTATAAACAGCAAGTATATAGCGTTATTTACATGTTTCAATTCAAAACAGCTTAACTTTACCCTATGAAAACATCACCCTTACTGGTTTCGTCCGAACTTGTCGTTTTAGCGTCCCTGTCAACGACAAGGGCGGTAACTCGTGCATGAACTTTGAAAGTACCACTTGGTTAGCGAAGAGCGACAAAGggaaaataaaatcattcaaGATCAGACACATTATCAAGCAGTAAATTCATACACATCCgagtaaataaatcacacgAAATACATCTTGGAGAGTAACGTTTTAAGGCCGAAATAATTAAGAGTTCATTAAGAGTTAATTTTAATTAAGAGTTAATTTTTATGctacattttctgttaaattttcaGTGTGCACATCTGCCCTCGGATACCgcgtataaaataaaatttgttgcATATAGGTGTGTAAACCACTATTTAATTCCTATAGCAGTTTGTGTTGTGTTAATGCAAAAGAATATCTGCATTAGTAATCTTTGTCCTGTTGCTCATTCAGTAGAGGGAAACACCTGCGGTGATAACCGTGGACTTGCAAGTTAATCGAGTCTCAGGCTGTCACACCAACCATACCTGCCAGAAAGGCAGGGTGCAACTTACATGCAAGTAGGGGAGTAAAAAGACATTTGTGAGCTTACTTTGACATCACAGACTTGCCACAAGCTGTAAAAACAATGAAGACAGCATGCAGGAAAAAATTCTTTCCCATAAACGCCCGACCCCGACAGCTATATGTACCTTCTGTAGAGGGAGGGAAAAGGAGCAGCCTACCATACCCCTATCAGCACGTACGCGGCACTCATTTGCCTTGTTCTAAAGCAAATGTCAGTCTAGTACTTATTTATTGTCTAGTAGTGTATATACTTTTCCCCACTGAAAATCCATGATAGTTTGTTTAAATGGATAATTTTTAAAGACTACCTGAATTCACAAAACTAATCAGAAAAGAGATCTCACACAGGAGTTTgttgttaaacatttgttaacTACcagtacatataggcctaactTGCAGGCTAAAACTGCAGCATCTTGGCTTTCGGGTCGTTTAAACTACATATACAATACTCTGCActcaaatatacaaaaatgtCAAGAATGATTCGTCTGTGGCCATTCCTTTGTTCACATACACGTAGGCCTAGTCAGTGTAGCCTACCCATTGCGTTCACCACATGGTTGTGAAGATCGTGCAAGCTAGAGAGATTGAAAATTTCAAGCCACAGCTCGGTCCCGCTGTAAACCAGCCAATCAGTATGCGCAATTTGAACCAATGGCAAACCAGTAATTCTAGCCAATGAACAAAGCGTGCGGTCGAATCCACAGCCAATCAGAGTAAAGCGCGCGCACCACTGTGCTCATACAAATAGCTGCTGAACGTCTGTCGGTTACATTCCACATTTCGAGTTTTCTACGAATAGAACGAGAAGGAAGTATTGATCAAAGATGGCCCGTACAAAGCAGACCGCTCGTAAATCTACTGGAGGAAAGGCTCCACGAAAGCAGCTCGCCACCAAGGCCGCCAGAAAGAGCGCCCCAGCCACCGGAGGTGTGAAGAAACCTCACAGATACAGGCCCGGAACAGTCGCTCTCCGTGAGATCCGTCGTTACCAGAAATCCACCGAGCTTCTCATCAGGAAACTACCCTTCCAGAGGTTAGTCCGTGAAATCGCCCAGGATTTCAAGACCGATCTGCGATTCCAGAGTTCTGCCGTCATGGCATTGCAAGAGGCCAGCGAATCTTACCTGGTCGGTCTGTTTGAGGACACCAACTTGTGCGCCATCCACGCCAAGAGAGTAACCATCATGCCCAAGGACATCCAGTTGGCCAGACGTATCCGCGGAGAAAGAGCTTAAGCTCCCTAACCAGCTAACCACAGCCACCAAAAACCTtcccaacggcccttttcagggccaaccacgTCCTATGAAAGAGTACTTTCTATCAAGCACCTTCTCGTAACAACCGACGATACCCGAAAATCGGTCCAGAGCCTGAACCGATATTCGGGGAAGATAACATTTTCGGTAGCCTAAGTTGCATTTACAAGTCAAAAGGCTTCAGGTGCATATATGGTTTGTAATGTAGGTCAATGCCCACTAGTCAGGAAAAAAAGTCCATAGTGATAGGCCTACTGGATTCTAACCCCGAAAAGCAACCTTCCATTAAGGTACGACCTGATTTTGAAAGACATACATTTTTAGTAGAGGTTATCACAACACTTAATACATGTGTTGTGTAAGTGCCTCTCAAGATGGCTAACTTGAAAACAGACTTTGAGGGTACTGGGCTAACTGCTGAGCAAACTTCTAAGTAACAAGTAGTCTCTTGGACCCCATTTATGTACAGCAGTTGGAATAAACAAGTTGTTTAATGTTACACTGATTAGAAAGGTTATCTATAGCTATGAAAAGAAACTTTGACTCCCCGAGTTGAAAAAGTCaaccttttcagcaaattaataccaaattattgtacaaCGTATTTCCCATGTGCAACAAGCATCATATATGCCCTCATGAATTTGATACGAGACCaggaagaaagttgaaaaaatcaTGTGACCCATAGATGGctgcaactgcacatgtaataagtgtataaaaactttACACAGTGACATAATGCCTTGACTCTAGAACACTGCGAAAGGGCCTTAGGtgtggtatccatgggagccacccatgcccacattgcaaggaccttcttGTTGCTTGTTGTGTCAAACTTTTGCAATGTTGCATACGGGCAGACCTAGTATAACTGCCCAGAGAAGACCAGTACTTACACactttacacctgaggaactCCTTCCTGACAGTGACATTGTAAATCAAAGCCTTAGGTCACTGTCAGTCGGCAGACTGTGTCCAGGAGACTCGTGGCTCACAGAATTAGGGCCAACTgaatcgaccattcagagggagCTGTTTGAAGCGACGTGAATgacaactttttgttttaccagatgaaagtcactgTCTGTTCCGAGCTGATGGCAGACAGTGGGTTTACCGTCGAAGGGGTGAatgaacggctgcatcatgcatCCAGGAGGTAGTACCGTTTGGTTGTGGCAGTGTGATcgtgtggagaggaacggacaccactggtcatcatctatgGGAAGCTCACAGCTCAACGTTACATAGAtgaaattcatgtttttatatagactgattttaaaaataatcaactttttgtatactcaaCCCATTGTTAACAAGGATGGAATTGTTATTTTCTCCCCTTGTTGtgttgttcacttgtaaaatgatttgagggcagCTTTGTCcattcttactcaagactttcaatatctaaagtcactggtgttttcaatatattaaatgtcagtTATCCGGTTTTTTGCTGTGGCAAAATAAATCTAtcgaactctttgtaaagtttcttttggtcgTCAGCTTATGTTCTGATATGGTAATAACACGTGATGTTAAGATccagtaaaaatgaaaatggcacACAGGCCTATACATTTCGTTAATACTTTCGTGTGTGTGGTGCTGTGTACAAACCAGCAGAATCCTAAAGGAGGCCGATTTTCATCACTGTTAAACGCCccatatttatacttttttctttacttCCAACATGTAACGTCATTGGTCTTTTctatatattaaacttcagtcatcttgttttttgctttggcaaaataaatttagGACTCttggtaaagtttcttttggccgtcaagTTTATATAACACTATATTGTTTAGAAATGCAAACCTTGAAACACCTCATTGCCATCAAGGCCTCAAAGAAAGCGAGTGGAAGGAAATGTGCAGTATTATGCTATGGGTTTCCTCGGTACTGAATgccaagtgaaatattcttttcacGCTTCTTCTGCAGGAAAGTGTTTTCTGCATTAaaaattttggtgtttttcaccgATAAGTCTGATCTTTCTGTTTCAGACACTTAAATGCCAAATTGCTGTTAAAAGTCTGCTGATAGGAACTGTCCAACCATTGAATTTGCAAGGGGCATTAAATATGGTTGAATATGTCGATGACATCTGGATTCTTTATTTCCCTAGTCTTGATCTGCTGTACAGGGGtaggtctgccaacaatctgcggatagttgtgggtctCCCACGGGCCCTGCCAGGTGTGCCCCCACCCTACTGCTGGCTGCCACTGTACACAGGTGAATCCATCATGGTTATGGCATGTAGAGTgatttattttcacttcaaTCTCcttaaaacaacagaaaacaaaagcttGCTGGTGGGATGTATGTTATAATATAATTCTGTCAAACCAGTCATGGGTCTATTTATGGCACATGTTATTCTGAGTACATACAGCCTAACTACAATTGAACGAACTGCTGCACCTGCACCCATAGTAATGAGGTTTTTCGTCTGGCTAcaggcaaaagaaaaaaatcatctaatGAAAAAAGCATGGATATATTTAGCTGTTACCTACACGTGTATCGGATCAAATTTTAGAGAAGTGAACTACAGaggtacacgtatatgtattaGCTTATTACAGACTTGTGTAACGGACTTCAAATTTAAGTGCTACATATTGATCTAATTCAACTTGAGCATATGTCAGAAGTAAAAACTACAACATTATACACATATTATTACAAATGACTGAAagtttttgtatgttaaatcaGTTGTTAACCATCTACAGTAACAACTAGTGTTATATTTACTGTACATCAAAATATTCACATGCCTAGTAAAGTTAATTATGTGCAAACTTGAAcactgaaagttacatttttatGCAAACATGAACACTGGTACATAATAGTATTTAACATGAACAGCACTTTTCTTCTTTACAAATATTCTTTAATCTGTACATATTTCATTGGTTCTTAGCACAATGCTATGATGTAGAACGCTTCCTCTACAAATTATGAGGCCATGGCTGTCATTTTGCATGTAGAATGGTATGAAACATCAAGGGGACCCAATCAGACCCCAAATCTTTCACCACTGCACTTAGCAAGGTATTGGACAACCCTCTTAACGACAGTCCAACAGCATAAGCTCTGCATATGTAATAAACTAATAATGCAAGTCATACAAACATAAGATGCATATGAATGTCTATCTGCATACATTGTtatgtgtattatttttcaCAGTGCTATACATTTCCTGGATCAGAACACACCTCAGTATCAATGAGCCTTAGGCCATCATCTTACATGGGTAGTTTTACCAGTGTAATACAGatcattcaaaaaaaaacaattcaactGTCAAATTTATAGTACTTCTACATATTGTGTGAAATGGATCCAAAAGATCTATTTCTTAAAGAGATCAAGGGCCAAACAGAACATGTTATAGACACTTATGTTTATCTGGCAGCATAGTAAGTACACTGAGCGATGTAGGCCAGTAAGAGTAAAACCTGGCAGTGAATTCGTTATGTGGTACATTTAGACAGTCTTCTTCAAAATACACAGaccatagtgtacatgtacaggtcaacaaGGTCATGTGTGGTGTAAGTTTTCATACCCATAATGGTTGCCCAAATTAAACCTGAGGCCAAAAAAGTCCACTTTaagataaaacaaatttattcaaaagtgtgttgacattaattttatgtgaaaatgtgtgATTTGATATTACTTCTGACTGAATCAAAGTTATTATTAAGTTGCACATTGACTCTAATACAAGATATGGCCTAAAATTTCTTGCTTTTTGCCCCTATTAGCACCCTGTATGTGACCCTGGTGAAATCTGGCTGATTACCCTCTGAAACACTAATACATGTCTGCTTATGGGTGTGAAACTTGGCAATAGATTAAAAGACGGTTCACATCCTTTACCCGCGAAAATATCAAATTCTTGAATTGACAACGAACAATTGGTGTCCATATGAAGTCTTCCAATCTCTCTACTTTTAAAGCATACTGTGGGTATGAGTGCTGTTTAACGTGAAAAGCATACAAGGATTTTCGACTTGACTCAAGCAGAGGCTACTATTGATCAGAGATCCCTCAACCGGGAGACGTTTTATGCACTTGACTACCGCATCGCCTTTCAGATGCCTCCTTACCCTTTCAGTCATCAAATAATCTGTGGAGACCTCAATCAGTGGAGGGaggaaaatatccattttttttttacccatgcTCTGAGATTCCTTCATTGACTTTTTAACAGATCTGTAAATCATCAATTTTTACCCCTTTATGCtttagtttatatttttatCGTGGAAACAACCTATTCTGTAAATCTATCAGCTTTGTCTTTGgcttgtttgtatgtatattgtgtaaataCAGATATTCATAAGCGTATGGTGTACTAGTGTCATGAAACATTTGTAAATCCATCAAAGATTTACTGAAAACATACTTCTGAATGTTGGAAATATTACACAGGTACCAATATCAAAATGGACGTCTTTTCTGAcgatttgtgaaaaaaaaaaaaaacttcttaaTGTTGTCATGATTACAGTTTTAGCACTGCCTCACTGCAGCATCATGCTACAGACACTGGAGTTCACTGCACAAACACCAATGTCTAGGTCCAAAAAAAATGCCGAAAAGAAAAGTCTTGTGTGGACCCAGAATTTACTCTAATACCCGCTCTCATGGGAAAAATTAAGCTCGTTTAACTTGCGAATGACTTTGACGTCGCCCATGTGAACACAAAGTGGGGGGATTTAATTCGGTTCATTCGCCCCAGCCGGTGACGTTTAGTTTCAAGCTAGTTTCAGGGCTTGAGTGGGTTTGTCTGTACCGTGTGAACAGTAACCGAATTAAATGCCCCGGGTACGTGGAGGTCAGGATGATGTCGTCATTACCAGACGGGCTTAAATGTGACCATGTGAACAGGCAAATCCCTACACTGGTTTAAAACCGGCTTGGCTATATGGTAATGTGAACGTACgcatttttacaatttttacaaATTCTGGTCATGTGAATGAGctataaatgacctaaaatttcgtccatgacgaAAAGTTTTCCACATTCtaacatattctattaattttagGAAGAGTTATGAGTTTTcattggaaggtaggatgatatcctacttcAACGATTCAGCACCAGACGCAACGTCTTATGACACTTATTCACCAGGATAAAGCACTTTTTGGGtcgaaattttaggtaatttaggTCATCCTCACCATATCATTAGAAAAACATACTTCAGTCAAAGCTTACTTTATATagcaaaattaattaataacatCACTGATTACATGAATAACTtagtaataataaaataattttaacaatctacatatataaaaagaacacaTAATGGCAAACCTACCTACAGTTTATACAGCAGCAATAAATTTCAATTCTGACAATTTTATCATAATTACGAAAAGTTTAGTGTTCAGGATAAAATTGGCAACTTCCACCTAAGAATAGAGATCTGATGGACCAAACCACATATGGCTTGAGCACAAAACTTCCATGACTTCAGCAAAGTTACACcgcaagagaaaaaaaattacttctgGTCAATTCCCATAAGTTTCTTTACACTCTTCAAAAATAAACTAGcgattaaatacatttaaggCTATTGCGAtacttaaaaaagaaaaaaaattaattacataCAATGCATACAGCCATACAATTGTTCTCACACAAACAATTGCTAATTATCATAATGCACAAACTTTATACATCAAGAttataaaaaagtaaaatgttttcaaaatttgcaaTCTACATCTCATCATTACACTCTGTTTTTGCTAAGCTATGTTCCGTTGATTTTGTGCTTCTTGTCACCAGAACTTGCACAGGGTTATTCAGCAATTCAGCACGCACAGCACAACAAGCATTTTACAAAACATCACTGCTATACCATTACTGCTCGAAACTAGTAGGGCTGCACCGAAGTGTCTCCCTTGCAGTCACTCTCCCATCTAAGTGATGTGTTTTTCGGAGCAAGCTGCGGTTAGGAGGACTTCTGAAAATGGCTAAATGCGAGTTTTGAAGTTAAATAACAACATAAATTAGTTGGAGGCCTATCTtcaagacagattttaatttggTATAGTGATTTGGAAAGaacaaacattaaatattttttaacccATTTGGAAGAAATTTAAACATCCCCCAATGGAACATGCATACAGTAGAGCCACACCTCTGTGAACCCAAAAGGGCAAATACAAAGAACCACAAAATCAACTGAACACAGCCTAAGAATTAGTCTACCTCCAaatctgttttttcttcatttttttttttttgtgtgttaagtTCTGTGGATTTGCATAATGGAATGTGCCAAAGATCTAGAAAGAGGCTACAAACAAACTTCTAAATCAAAGCTTGCCAAGAGTAAAGAAAGAGTAAaaaattgtcacacaacacaatgAAAACCGTTGCAGGTTATATATGGAAAACATCTTATTAAGTTTGAAAATGAAcacaatttataattttaaatacTAAATCTGATACAATAAACAACTGTTGCAAACACAATTATTGAAGCACTGGCTATGAAAATAGCTTTGGAACATATATTAATACGACataaacctttaaaaaaaaaatttaaaaaaaatatgcaacttTATACACCTTCAAATAAAATCACAATAAATAATGACAACAACTTCCCAAATCATTGAGcaacccaaacaaaaaaaaatatacaaggtAATTTGGGAATAGCGCTGGAGCATGACAATTTAACTCATTTGTTTCAATATAAGGAAAGACTGGACTTCTTACAAAATGCTCTTTTGATTATGCATTTCTGGTTTCATAAAGTTCCTAGTAAAAACCTGTTCATCAGAACAAAACCACACAAGGGAGGctaaattatctccccttactcATAAGGGTTGGGCgcaaaacaaacatgttcatgtaggtaTATGAATGGTATGGTGTTTTTCAGTTGGGCTTAAGTTTCTGTATACTTTTCTctttacaaaaagaaaattgaatttGAAGTAAATCTTTACTTGGCTGACctaatttcattaaaatatctaaatttagatatttttaaTATCAAGCATAAGTGTTTCTGACATGCCAAGTTGATGGGCTTTGGTTGCCGATTGTTCTTGCAAGACTCCGTGAccattttgacaaaattgtCTCACTAAAATCTCTTgtaattttttatcagaaataaAAAGCGGGTTATAAAGTTTGTTCAAATTTTCCTGCACATCACTGTTTGATAGGCAAATTTTTTGTGAGcgaaaaatgca
This region includes:
- the LOC135464344 gene encoding histone H3, whose product is MARTKQTARKSTGGKAPRKQLATKAARKSAPATGGVKKPHRYRPGTVALREIRRYQKSTELLIRKLPFQRLVREIAQDFKTDLRFQSSAVMALQEASESYLVGLFEDTNLCAIHAKRVTIMPKDIQLARRIRGERA